Proteins co-encoded in one Vibrio fortis genomic window:
- the odhB gene encoding 2-oxoglutarate dehydrogenase complex dihydrolipoyllysine-residue succinyltransferase, with amino-acid sequence MTIEILVPDLPESVADATVATWHKQPGEAVERDEVIVDIETDKVVLEVPAPEAGVLEAIIEEEGATVLSKQLIAKLKPGAVAGEPTTDTTEDTEASPDKRHKATLSEESNDALSPAVRRLLAEHNLQPADVKGTGVGGRITREDIDAHLAAAKSTPKAEAPAAVEAPAAARSQKRVPMTRLRKTVANRLLEAKNSTAMLTTFNEVNMKPIMDLRKQYKDQFEKRHDTRLGFMSFYVKAVTEALKRYPEVNASIDGDDIVYHNYFDISMAVSTPRGLVTPVLKDCDTLGFADIEKGIKELAIKGRDGKLTVDELMGGNFTITNGGVFGSLMSTPIINPPQAAILGMHKIQERPMAVDGKVEILPMMYLALSYDHRLIDGRESVGFLVTIKELLEDPARLLLDV; translated from the coding sequence ATGACAATTGAAATTCTGGTTCCAGATTTACCTGAATCGGTGGCTGACGCAACAGTCGCAACTTGGCACAAACAACCGGGTGAAGCGGTTGAACGCGATGAAGTCATCGTAGATATTGAAACTGACAAAGTGGTTCTAGAAGTACCAGCTCCAGAAGCGGGTGTTCTAGAGGCAATCATCGAAGAAGAAGGTGCAACAGTACTTTCTAAGCAACTTATCGCTAAGCTTAAGCCTGGCGCGGTTGCTGGTGAACCAACGACAGATACAACAGAAGATACAGAAGCATCTCCAGACAAGCGCCATAAAGCGACGCTTTCTGAAGAGAGCAACGACGCGCTGAGCCCTGCGGTTCGTCGTCTTCTAGCTGAGCACAACCTACAACCAGCTGACGTTAAAGGCACTGGTGTTGGCGGTCGCATTACTCGTGAAGACATCGATGCGCACCTTGCTGCAGCGAAATCTACACCTAAAGCAGAAGCTCCGGCAGCAGTAGAAGCTCCAGCGGCAGCTCGTAGCCAAAAACGCGTGCCTATGACTCGCCTACGTAAGACAGTGGCTAACCGTCTACTAGAAGCGAAGAACAGCACAGCAATGCTGACAACTTTCAACGAAGTGAACATGAAGCCAATCATGGACCTTCGCAAGCAGTACAAAGACCAGTTCGAGAAGCGTCACGACACGCGTCTAGGCTTTATGTCTTTTTACGTGAAAGCGGTAACTGAAGCATTGAAGCGTTACCCAGAAGTAAACGCGTCTATCGACGGTGATGATATCGTTTACCACAACTACTTCGACATCAGCATGGCGGTATCTACGCCACGTGGTCTAGTCACTCCAGTACTTAAAGACTGTGACACGCTAGGTTTCGCTGATATTGAAAAAGGCATCAAAGAGCTAGCAATAAAAGGCCGTGACGGCAAGCTAACTGTTGATGAGCTTATGGGTGGTAACTTCACTATCACAAACGGCGGTGTATTTGGTTCACTGATGTCAACGCCAATCATCAACCCACCACAAGCGGCTATCCTGGGTATGCATAAGATCCAAGAGCGTCCAATGGCGGTTGACGGTAAGGTTGAAATCCTACCAATGATGTACCTAGCGCTATCTTACGACCACCGTCTAATCGACGGCCGTGAGTCAGTTGGCTTCCTAGTAACGATTAAAGAGCTGCTAGAAGATCCAGCACGTCTCCTATTAGACGTTTAA
- the sucA gene encoding 2-oxoglutarate dehydrogenase E1 component: MHNGVMKAWLESSHLAGANATYVEELYELYLSDPDLVSDEWRSVFEELPVQASEAVEQPHSRVREYFRRLAQETKHYSVQVSDPDVDAKQVKVLQLINAYRFRGHQAANLDPLGLWKRDTVAELDPSFHTLTEEDLNETFNVGSYAIGQETMVLKDLYKSLKQTYCGSIGAEYMHMTNTEQKRWIQQRLESVSGQPSFNKEEKKAFLEELTAAEGLERYLGAKFPGAKRFSLEGGDALIPMTKEIIRHAGGQGMREVVIGMAHRGRLNMLVNVLGKKPQDLFDEFAGKHDETWGTGDVKYHQGFSADFATPGGDVHLALAFNPSHLEIVNPVVIGSVRARQDRLDDKDGSSVLPITIHGDSAIAGQGVVQETFNMSQARGFCVGGTVRIVVNNQVGFTTSNPRDTRSTMYCTDIAKMVQAPIFHVNADDPEAVAFVARLALDYRNTFKRDVVIDLVCYRRHGHNEADEPNATQPLMYQKIKKHPTPRKLYADILMERGEFGIDTATQLVNEYRDALDHGEVVVKEWRPMALHSVDWSPYIGHDWNIDWNSQVDIERLKELGTKLCQYPDSHKLQSRVNKLYNDRTAMINGEKQVDWGMAETLAYATLVDDGKRIRISGQDSGRGTFFHRHSVLHNQTDASTYVPLANIHDKQGPFQVFDSVLSEEAVLAFEYGYATAEPSGLTLWEAQFGDFANGAQVVIDQFISSGEQKWARLCGLTMLLPHGYEGQGPEHSSARLERYLQLCAEQNMQVVVPSTPAQVYHMIRRQVVRPMRRPLIVMSPKSLLRHPLCTSSLEDLAEGTFQPAIAEIDDIKPENVKRVVFCSGKVYFDLLEQRRKNEQDDVAIVRIEQLYPFPLEEVQAAIAQYTNVEDYVWCQEEPQNQGAWYSSQHNFRAAIPAGADLKYAGRPASASPAVGYMSVHLKQQKALIEDALTLLSN; the protein is encoded by the coding sequence ATGCACAACGGCGTGATGAAGGCATGGCTCGAGTCTTCACACTTGGCTGGCGCCAATGCAACATACGTAGAGGAACTCTACGAACTGTATCTAAGTGACCCCGACTTGGTAAGTGACGAATGGAGAAGCGTTTTTGAAGAGTTGCCTGTGCAAGCTTCTGAAGCGGTGGAACAACCACACTCTCGTGTTCGTGAATACTTCCGACGACTCGCTCAAGAAACAAAGCATTACAGTGTCCAAGTTAGTGATCCAGATGTCGATGCGAAACAAGTAAAGGTTCTGCAACTTATTAATGCTTACAGATTCCGTGGGCATCAAGCAGCAAACCTAGATCCACTAGGTTTATGGAAAAGAGATACAGTTGCTGAACTGGATCCTTCCTTCCACACTCTCACCGAAGAAGACCTCAACGAGACGTTTAACGTCGGCTCTTACGCGATTGGCCAAGAGACGATGGTTCTTAAAGATCTCTACAAGTCTTTGAAGCAAACGTATTGTGGTTCTATCGGTGCAGAATACATGCACATGACTAACACAGAACAAAAACGTTGGATTCAACAACGTCTAGAGTCTGTTTCTGGTCAACCATCATTCAACAAAGAAGAAAAGAAAGCTTTCCTAGAAGAGCTAACTGCTGCTGAAGGTCTTGAGCGCTATCTTGGTGCTAAATTCCCAGGCGCGAAGCGTTTCTCTCTAGAGGGTGGTGATGCTTTGATTCCAATGACGAAAGAAATCATTCGTCATGCTGGTGGTCAAGGTATGCGTGAAGTTGTTATTGGTATGGCTCACCGTGGTCGTTTGAACATGCTGGTGAACGTACTTGGTAAGAAACCACAAGACCTATTCGACGAGTTTGCTGGCAAACACGACGAAACTTGGGGTACTGGTGATGTGAAATATCACCAAGGTTTCTCTGCTGACTTCGCAACTCCAGGTGGCGATGTTCACCTAGCGTTGGCATTTAACCCGTCTCACCTTGAGATTGTAAACCCAGTAGTTATTGGTTCAGTTCGTGCTCGTCAAGATCGTCTAGACGATAAAGATGGCAGCAGCGTACTACCTATCACTATTCACGGTGACTCTGCAATTGCAGGTCAAGGTGTCGTTCAAGAGACATTCAACATGTCTCAAGCACGTGGCTTCTGCGTTGGCGGTACGGTTCGTATCGTTGTTAACAACCAAGTTGGCTTCACAACGTCAAACCCACGTGACACACGTTCTACTATGTACTGTACTGATATCGCTAAGATGGTACAGGCACCGATTTTCCACGTTAATGCAGATGACCCAGAAGCCGTAGCTTTCGTTGCGCGTCTGGCACTGGATTACCGTAATACGTTCAAACGTGATGTTGTTATCGATCTAGTTTGTTACCGTCGCCACGGTCACAACGAAGCAGATGAGCCGAATGCAACTCAACCGCTGATGTACCAAAAAATCAAGAAGCACCCAACACCACGTAAGCTGTATGCTGACATCCTAATGGAGCGCGGTGAGTTTGGTATCGACACAGCAACTCAGCTGGTGAACGAATACCGTGATGCTCTAGACCATGGTGAAGTTGTCGTTAAAGAGTGGCGCCCAATGGCACTACATTCTGTCGACTGGAGCCCATACATTGGTCACGATTGGAACATCGATTGGAACAGCCAAGTTGATATCGAGCGTCTAAAAGAGCTGGGTACTAAGCTGTGCCAATATCCAGATAGCCATAAGCTACAAAGCCGAGTAAACAAACTGTACAACGATCGTACTGCCATGATTAATGGTGAGAAACAAGTCGATTGGGGTATGGCAGAGACGCTTGCGTATGCGACTCTGGTTGATGATGGTAAGCGTATCCGTATTTCTGGCCAAGATTCAGGCCGTGGTACTTTCTTCCACCGTCACTCTGTTCTACATAACCAAACAGATGCGAGCACTTATGTTCCACTTGCGAACATTCACGATAAGCAGGGTCCTTTCCAAGTATTTGACTCAGTACTATCTGAAGAAGCAGTTCTGGCATTTGAATACGGCTACGCAACTGCAGAGCCAAGCGGCTTAACCCTTTGGGAAGCACAGTTTGGTGATTTTGCGAATGGCGCTCAAGTAGTTATCGACCAATTCATTTCGTCTGGTGAGCAAAAGTGGGCACGTCTATGTGGTCTAACAATGCTTCTTCCACACGGTTACGAAGGTCAAGGCCCAGAGCACTCTTCTGCACGTCTAGAGCGTTACCTACAACTATGTGCTGAACAAAACATGCAGGTTGTTGTTCCATCAACACCAGCTCAGGTTTATCACATGATTCGTCGTCAGGTTGTACGTCCAATGCGTCGTCCTCTGATCGTTATGTCTCCTAAGTCATTGCTGCGTCACCCACTGTGTACGTCTTCACTAGAAGATCTAGCAGAGGGTACATTCCAACCAGCAATCGCTGAGATTGATGACATCAAGCCAGAGAACGTGAAACGCGTAGTGTTCTGTTCAGGTAAGGTTTACTTCGACCTACTAGAACAGCGCCGCAAGAACGAACAAGACGATGTTGCTATTGTGCGTATCGAGCAGCTATACCCATTCCCACTTGAGGAAGTTCAAGCTGCGATTGCACAATACACAAATGTTGAAGATTACGTTTGGTGTCAAGAAGAGCCACAAAACCAAGGTGCTTGGTACAGCAGCCAACACAACTTCCGTGCTGCGATTCCAGCGGGTGCTGATCTTAAATATGCAGGCCGTCCTGCTTCAGCATCACCTGCGGTTGGCTACATGTCAGTACACTTGAAACAACAAAAAGCGTTAATTGAAGACGCTCTGACCCTACTTTCGAACTAG
- a CDS encoding succinate dehydrogenase iron-sulfur subunit, whose protein sequence is MKLNFSLYRYNPDVDQKPYMKDYVLEVDEGSDMMLLDALILLKEQDPTISFRRSCREGVCGSDGLNMNGKNGLACITPLSALSGQDKIVIRPLPGLPVVRDLIVDMTQFYNNYEKVKPFLVSDGNVPPSRENLQTPDERAHLDGLYECIMCACCTTSCPSFWWNPDKFIGPAGLLAAYRWLIDSRDTATDERLSDLDDAFSVFRCHGIMNCVSVCPKGLNPTKAIGHIKTMLVNRSV, encoded by the coding sequence ATGAAACTGAATTTCTCTTTATACCGTTACAACCCAGATGTTGACCAAAAGCCTTACATGAAGGACTACGTTCTTGAAGTAGACGAAGGGTCAGACATGATGCTTTTGGACGCTCTTATCCTACTAAAAGAGCAAGATCCAACAATTTCATTCCGTCGTTCATGCCGTGAAGGTGTATGTGGTTCTGACGGTCTTAATATGAATGGTAAAAATGGACTGGCATGTATCACTCCATTGTCTGCGCTATCTGGCCAAGACAAGATTGTGATTCGCCCACTACCGGGTCTACCAGTAGTTCGTGACCTTATCGTGGACATGACTCAGTTCTACAATAACTACGAAAAAGTGAAGCCATTCTTAGTGTCTGATGGCAACGTGCCACCGTCACGCGAAAATCTACAAACCCCTGATGAACGTGCTCATTTGGATGGGCTGTACGAATGTATCATGTGTGCATGTTGTACAACGTCTTGTCCATCATTCTGGTGGAACCCAGACAAGTTCATCGGACCTGCAGGCCTACTAGCTGCTTACCGTTGGTTAATTGATAGCCGAGATACAGCGACAGATGAACGTTTGTCTGATCTTGATGATGCATTTAGCGTTTTTCGTTGCCATGGCATCATGAATTGTGTAAGTGTTTGTCCTAAGGGATTAAATCCTACGAAAGCGATTGGTCACATCAAGACCATGCTCGTGAATCGTTCGGTTTAG
- the sdhA gene encoding succinate dehydrogenase flavoprotein subunit: MTIPVREFDAVVIGAGGAGMRAALQISEQGLSCALLSKVFPTRSHTVSAQGGITVALGNAHEDHWEQHMYDTVKGSDYIGDQDAIEYMCKNGPESVIELEKMGLPFSRFDNGTIYQRPFGGQSKNFGGEQAARTAAAADRTGHALLHTLYQQNIKHKTTVFSEWYALDLVKNEDGAILGTTALCMETGEVCYFKAKATILATGGAGRIYASTTNAHINTGDGVGMAIRAGVPMQDIEMWQFHPTGIAGAGVLVTEGCRGEGGYLLNKDGERFMERYAPNAKDLAGRDVVARSMMVEIREGRGCDGPWGPHIKLKLDHLGKETLESRLPGVCELSRTFAHVDPVKEPIPVIPTCHYMMGGVPTQVSGQAIKQAADGSDVEVQGLFACGEIASVSVHGANRLGGNSLLDLVVFGRATGLHLGETLKKQADAKPATEEDIARSLERYNRWENSTDGEDPAQIRKDLQQCMQNNFSVFREGKAMAEGLEELKAIRERLKNAHLSDKSTEFNTQRIECLELENLMETAYATAVAANYRTESRGAHARFDFPDRDDEQWLCHTLYNPETEDMSKRNVNMEPIHREAFPPKARTY; the protein is encoded by the coding sequence GTGACTATTCCTGTTCGTGAGTTTGATGCCGTAGTAATCGGCGCTGGTGGTGCTGGTATGCGTGCCGCACTGCAAATTTCTGAGCAAGGCCTATCTTGTGCATTGCTTTCTAAAGTATTCCCAACTCGTTCTCACACCGTATCTGCTCAAGGTGGTATTACGGTTGCGCTAGGTAATGCGCACGAGGATCACTGGGAACAACACATGTACGATACAGTTAAAGGTTCTGATTACATCGGTGACCAAGACGCTATCGAGTACATGTGTAAAAATGGCCCAGAATCAGTTATTGAACTAGAAAAAATGGGTCTTCCATTCTCTCGTTTTGATAACGGCACCATTTACCAACGTCCTTTTGGTGGCCAATCGAAAAACTTTGGTGGTGAGCAAGCAGCTCGTACGGCTGCAGCAGCTGACCGTACTGGTCACGCACTGCTACACACGCTTTACCAACAAAACATTAAACATAAGACAACAGTGTTCTCTGAGTGGTACGCACTTGATCTTGTGAAGAACGAAGACGGTGCCATTCTTGGTACTACTGCACTTTGCATGGAAACAGGCGAAGTATGCTACTTCAAAGCGAAAGCAACGATCCTAGCGACTGGCGGTGCTGGCCGTATTTACGCTTCAACGACAAACGCACACATCAATACTGGTGACGGTGTTGGTATGGCGATTCGTGCAGGCGTTCCTATGCAAGATATCGAAATGTGGCAGTTCCACCCAACGGGTATCGCTGGCGCAGGTGTTCTTGTAACAGAAGGTTGTCGTGGTGAGGGTGGTTACCTTCTGAACAAAGACGGCGAGCGCTTCATGGAACGTTACGCTCCAAACGCGAAAGACTTAGCAGGTCGTGACGTTGTTGCACGTTCAATGATGGTTGAAATCCGCGAAGGTCGTGGTTGTGACGGCCCTTGGGGTCCACACATCAAACTGAAACTGGATCACCTAGGTAAAGAGACACTTGAGTCTCGTCTACCTGGCGTTTGTGAGCTGTCTCGTACGTTCGCACACGTTGACCCTGTGAAAGAGCCAATCCCAGTAATCCCAACATGTCACTACATGATGGGTGGTGTACCAACACAAGTTTCTGGTCAAGCGATCAAGCAAGCTGCAGACGGTAGCGATGTTGAAGTACAAGGTCTATTCGCTTGTGGTGAAATTGCTTCTGTATCTGTACACGGTGCAAACCGTCTAGGTGGTAACTCACTGCTTGACTTGGTTGTATTCGGTCGTGCGACAGGCCTGCACCTAGGTGAAACTCTGAAGAAGCAAGCTGACGCTAAGCCTGCTACAGAAGAAGACATTGCACGTTCACTAGAGCGTTACAACCGTTGGGAAAACAGCACTGACGGTGAAGATCCAGCGCAGATCCGTAAAGATCTACAACAATGTATGCAGAACAACTTCTCTGTATTCCGTGAAGGTAAAGCAATGGCTGAGGGCCTAGAAGAGCTTAAAGCGATTCGTGAACGTCTGAAGAATGCACACCTTTCTGACAAGTCTACAGAATTCAATACTCAGCGTATTGAGTGTCTAGAGCTTGAAAACCTAATGGAAACAGCTTACGCAACTGCTGTAGCGGCTAACTACCGTACAGAGAGCCGTGGCGCACACGCTCGTTTTGACTTCCCAGACCGTGATGATGAGCAATGGCTATGCCACACGCTTTACAACCCTGAAACGGAAGATATGTCGAAGCGTAACGTAAACATGGAACCTATCCACCGTGAAGCGTTCCCACCAAAAGCACGTACGTACTAA
- the sdhD gene encoding succinate dehydrogenase, hydrophobic membrane anchor protein — MVNNVSTFGRNGVHDFLLIRATAIIMTLYTIYLVSFCAFSGDISYASWTQFFGGTFTKVFTMLALTSVLVHAWIGLWQVLTDYIKCAKLRVGLQVGVVAVLLGYFFSGLFVLWGA; from the coding sequence ATGGTAAACAACGTTTCTACATTTGGTCGTAATGGCGTTCACGATTTCCTACTGATTCGTGCAACTGCAATCATTATGACGCTTTACACTATCTACCTAGTTAGCTTCTGTGCTTTCTCTGGTGATATCTCTTATGCATCTTGGACTCAATTCTTTGGTGGAACCTTCACTAAAGTATTTACCATGTTGGCGCTAACCTCGGTTCTTGTTCACGCTTGGATCGGTCTATGGCAAGTGCTAACCGACTACATCAAGTGCGCGAAACTACGCGTCGGTCTTCAAGTTGGTGTCGTTGCGGTTCTTCTTGGATATTTCTTCTCTGGTCTGTTTGTTTTGTGGGGTGCGTAA
- the sdhC gene encoding succinate dehydrogenase cytochrome b556 subunit yields the protein MSKPVKERKTRPVNLDLQTIHFPITAIASILHRVSGVITFVAIGILLYLLNISLSSPEGFAEASDIVDGFFVKFILWGILTALAYHIAGGIRHLLMDLGHFEELESGAKSAKVAFAATAVLSLLAGILVW from the coding sequence GTGAGCAAGCCCGTGAAAGAAAGAAAGACAAGACCTGTTAATTTAGATTTGCAGACTATCCACTTTCCGATCACCGCAATAGCTTCCATCCTACACCGCGTGTCTGGGGTGATTACTTTTGTTGCGATTGGAATTTTACTTTATCTATTAAATATTTCCCTCTCTTCCCCGGAAGGCTTTGCGGAAGCAAGCGACATTGTCGATGGCTTTTTCGTTAAGTTTATTCTGTGGGGCATTTTAACCGCGTTGGCATACCACATTGCTGGTGGTATTCGTCACCTTCTTATGGACTTAGGTCACTTTGAAGAGCTGGAATCTGGCGCTAAGAGCGCTAAGGTTGCATTCGCAGCGACAGCGGTATTGTCTCTACTAGCGGGGATCTTAGTATGGTAA
- a CDS encoding citrate synthase: MADKKATLHIEGQAPIELPITEGVLGTPVIDVRTLGSNGFFTFDPGFLATASCESQITFIDGGKGILLHRGYPIDQLANNADYLEVCYILLYGEAPSRDEYEKFKTTVTRHTMVHEQIASFFHGFRRDAHPMAVMCGVVGALAAFYHDSLDINNDTHREIAAYRLISKMPTLAAMCYKYSIGQPFIYPRNDLSYAENFLHMMFANPCEEYEVNPIVARAMDKIFTLHADHEQNASTSTVRLSGSSGANPFACIAAGIASLWGPAHGGANEACLRMLEEIGSVDNIEEYVAKAKDKDDPFRLMGFGHRVYKNYDPRATVMREACHEVLKELNIKDPLLDVAMELERIALSDEYFVSKKLYPNVDFYSGIILKAIGIPVSMFTVIFAMSRTIGWIAHWNEMHSDPTNRIGRPRQLYTGQEQRDFKALHERE; the protein is encoded by the coding sequence ATGGCGGATAAGAAAGCTACCCTTCATATTGAAGGTCAAGCGCCAATCGAGCTGCCGATTACAGAAGGTGTACTTGGTACGCCAGTGATCGATGTTCGTACACTAGGTTCTAATGGTTTTTTCACTTTTGACCCTGGTTTTCTTGCCACTGCATCCTGTGAGTCTCAAATCACTTTTATTGACGGCGGCAAAGGTATCCTTTTGCACCGTGGTTACCCAATTGACCAACTAGCCAATAACGCTGATTACTTGGAAGTATGTTACATCCTTCTCTATGGTGAAGCCCCATCACGCGACGAATACGAGAAATTCAAAACAACCGTTACTCGTCACACCATGGTTCATGAACAAATCGCAAGCTTCTTCCACGGCTTCCGTCGTGACGCGCACCCAATGGCCGTTATGTGTGGCGTGGTTGGTGCTCTAGCTGCGTTTTATCATGACTCACTTGATATCAATAACGACACACACCGTGAGATCGCGGCTTACCGCCTAATCTCAAAAATGCCAACGTTGGCGGCAATGTGTTACAAGTACTCGATCGGTCAGCCGTTCATCTACCCTCGTAACGACTTAAGCTACGCAGAAAACTTCCTTCACATGATGTTTGCTAATCCATGTGAAGAGTACGAAGTAAACCCTATCGTTGCTCGCGCAATGGATAAGATCTTCACTCTGCACGCAGACCACGAGCAAAATGCTTCTACGTCAACTGTACGTCTATCTGGTTCTTCAGGTGCTAACCCGTTTGCGTGTATCGCGGCAGGTATCGCATCTCTTTGGGGTCCAGCTCACGGCGGTGCAAACGAAGCTTGTCTACGTATGCTTGAAGAGATCGGTAGCGTAGATAACATCGAAGAGTATGTTGCTAAAGCGAAGGACAAAGATGACCCATTCCGTCTAATGGGCTTCGGTCACCGCGTTTACAAAAACTACGATCCACGTGCAACAGTAATGCGCGAAGCGTGTCACGAAGTACTGAAAGAACTAAACATCAAAGATCCACTGCTAGATGTTGCAATGGAACTTGAGCGTATCGCACTTTCTGATGAGTACTTTGTATCGAAGAAACTATACCCGAACGTAGACTTCTACTCAGGTATCATCCTGAAAGCGATCGGTATCCCTGTTTCAATGTTCACTGTAATCTTCGCGATGTCTCGTACTATCGGTTGGATTGCACACTGGAACGAGATGCACAGCGACCCAACAAACCGTATCGGTCGTCCACGTCAACTGTACACAGGTCAAGAGCAGCGTGACTTTAAAGCACTTCACGAGCGTGAATAG
- a CDS encoding Nif3-like dinuclear metal center hexameric protein, whose amino-acid sequence MNNLQLEKILNEKLQPQLIKDYSPNGLQVEGASEVKRVVTGVTASQALIDKAVELNADALLVHHGYFWKGEPEPIRGMKGKRIRTLIKNDINLMGYHLPLDIHPELGNNAELARLLEIEVEGGLEGHPQSVAMFGKLLKPMTGAEFAEKINQVLNRQPLHIAPDNADKMIETVGWCTGGGQDYIELAAANGLDAFISGEISERTTYSAREQDIHYFAAGHHATERYGIKALGEWLAKEHGLDVEFIDIDNPV is encoded by the coding sequence ATGAATAACCTACAACTAGAAAAAATTCTTAACGAAAAGCTGCAACCTCAATTAATTAAAGATTACAGCCCAAATGGTCTTCAAGTCGAGGGTGCGTCTGAAGTAAAACGTGTGGTCACAGGCGTTACTGCTTCTCAAGCTTTGATCGACAAAGCAGTTGAGCTCAATGCCGATGCACTGCTTGTTCATCACGGTTACTTCTGGAAAGGTGAACCTGAGCCGATTCGTGGTATGAAAGGTAAGCGTATCCGTACTTTGATTAAAAACGATATCAACCTTATGGGTTACCACTTGCCTTTAGACATTCATCCGGAGTTAGGTAATAACGCAGAGCTAGCTCGACTGCTTGAGATTGAAGTAGAAGGTGGTCTAGAAGGGCACCCACAATCTGTCGCTATGTTTGGTAAGTTACTTAAACCGATGACAGGTGCTGAGTTTGCAGAGAAGATTAATCAAGTTTTGAACCGTCAACCACTGCATATTGCTCCAGACAACGCTGATAAGATGATTGAAACGGTAGGTTGGTGTACTGGTGGAGGCCAAGACTACATTGAGCTCGCAGCAGCTAATGGCTTAGATGCATTTATTTCGGGTGAGATCTCAGAACGCACCACTTACTCTGCACGTGAGCAAGATATTCACTACTTCGCGGCGGGTCACCATGCAACGGAGCGCTACGGTATTAAAGCACTAGGCGAGTGGCTGGCAAAAGAGCACGGCTTGGATGTTGAGTTCATTGATATTGATAATCCGGTATAA
- a CDS encoding DUF1853 family protein gives MASLQRFFQWIMESPPLLECKQPVSDLTQFSSPLALPNDHQYQGNPRLGFVYQHLCQTLIENSPHYSIAHDEIQINVDGRTLGAIDFILEDKRSARLEHWEVAIKFYLLHEDTWYGPNAHDQLDKKFDRMLSHQLKMSSSEAFRAQYPDLNIQSQHLLMQGRLYTNPFLEQDVPTHCLGFAINASQVNGYWCYQNQAHLIEETLYPLTKNQWASGTDNFEQSPITEFGDRFVHGQTKSGQFWFVMPERWPHG, from the coding sequence ATGGCGTCATTACAACGATTTTTCCAATGGATCATGGAGTCACCGCCACTATTGGAGTGCAAACAGCCTGTCAGTGACTTAACGCAATTTTCGTCACCTCTCGCACTACCAAACGACCATCAGTATCAAGGCAACCCAAGACTTGGATTTGTTTATCAACACTTGTGTCAAACCTTGATTGAGAACTCTCCGCACTACTCCATCGCTCATGACGAGATTCAAATCAATGTTGATGGCCGAACCTTGGGGGCGATCGACTTTATATTGGAAGATAAACGCAGTGCCCGCTTGGAACATTGGGAAGTGGCAATCAAGTTTTATCTGCTTCATGAAGATACTTGGTACGGCCCGAATGCGCATGACCAACTCGACAAGAAGTTTGATCGTATGCTGAGCCACCAGCTTAAAATGTCGAGTTCGGAGGCGTTTCGCGCTCAGTACCCAGATCTAAATATTCAATCGCAACATCTGTTAATGCAAGGTCGCTTGTATACCAACCCTTTTCTTGAACAAGATGTTCCCACTCACTGCTTGGGCTTTGCCATTAACGCGTCACAAGTGAATGGCTACTGGTGTTATCAAAACCAAGCTCACCTGATTGAAGAAACGCTATATCCATTAACTAAGAACCAGTGGGCTTCAGGTACCGACAATTTCGAGCAATCACCCATTACAGAGTTTGGCGATCGCTTCGTACATGGCCAAACAAAATCAGGTCAATTCTGGTTCGTGATGCCTGAGCGCTGGCCACATGGATAA